The region GTGTTCATGCTTCAAAAACAAGTGAGACTAAGCTTTGATCAGTGGCTAGTCAGAGCAGTAATAGCAATGAGATATTGACATACATCATTCACTTGACCAAGCTTGAGGGCAAGACCTTACTTTGCTATAAAGAGTTAGAGAGCTGGCACAAATCTTTCCTTCCAAACATGACATTGGACTCCGGTGAACCCCGGCTAGTGTACTCCTATTTCGAAGTGATGACTGGCTTCGCAGCAAGATTAACAACGGCTGAAGTTGAAGCCATGTAACGCATGGATGGCTTCCTGTATGCAGAGCTAGATGTTCAAAGAGAACTCGAGACCACATACACCCCTCAATATTTGGGGTTAAGTGATACATCAACTGGAATATGGTCAACAGAATCCAACATGGGAGAAGGCATCATCATCGGAGTGATAGACTTAGGTATCCCACCTAACCACCCATCATTTTCTGATGATCAAATGCCTGCAAAACCGGTCAGCTGGAATGGCATATGTaacttcaccaacttctcttgCACCAATAAGATCATTGGCAGTGCGGCATTTGCAAATAGGATAAAATGAATAGTCCACCAGTGGACACAGGTGGACATGGGACCCATGTGGCGAGCATAGCCGGCGGGAATTTTGTGAAGAACGCCATGATTGTTGGCAAGTTCAATTACACTACCTCTAGGATGGCGCCCAGAGCTCACCTGGCCATCTACAAGACAAACTTCACCCTTGTTGACAATCTAAAAAGTTATGATCAGGCAATGATTGATGGAGTGAATATCATCAATTACTCTATAAGTGTCGAGCCAACTGATAACTTCTACAATGACGAAGCTGCCTTCTCTAGATACAAGGCCACTGAGAAGGGTATTTCTGTCTCCGTCTCCGCCGGTAATAGGGGAAACCCAAAATCTCTAAGTCATTCCGCTCCTTGGCTTACAATGGTCGGAGCAAGCTGGCCGGATAGAAGGCTTGCTACGGCAGTTAGGCTTAGCAATAGTGATGAGTTCATCTGAGAAACTGGGTTTTACCAGCCAACTCAATTTAACTCTTCCATCTTCCATCCTATTGTATACCCTGGAGCCAACAACAAAAGGGAAACTTTAGGTTGCTGGAATGGGTCTTTGAACAACATTGATGTGAAGGATAAGACAGTGTTGGGCTGGGCTGGCAATGATAACATCGGCAAAGGACGTGTGGTTCTTGCCGCCGGTGGCGCGGCCATGATTCTCATGGGTCCAATAAAGAATACCCGAAACGACAAACATGTTCTTCCAGTATTGCATGTCAACTCCAACGACGCCAACaagattttgaattattacaaCTCGCCTGGAGGATCACCACCCAATGCCAGCATCATATTCAAGGGGCAGGTGTCCGGTGGCCGCCCGGCTCTGACCATCGCTCCTACTTCATCCAGAGGTCCTAGTCAAACTAACGGTGGCATTTTGAAGCCAAATGTCATTGCACCAGGCTACGAGATCCTTGCAGCATCCATTGTCAAAGGCGGTCCCTTTAGTAATTATTTTAAGTATGACAAAGTTAATTAGGTCATTTATTAGTTAAACCTTACTTATACAACTAACTATAATTTTGcttaaaatttagatttgatAGTAGCACTTCCATGGCATCACCCCATGTAGCGGGAGTAATGGCTTTGATCAAGAAGAAACACCCGACATGATCTCAAGCTGCCATCCAGTCAGCGATAATAACAACTGCTAATGATGTCAATCTTGCTGGAAACAGGTTCGTTGACATGAAAAATTGGAAGCCGTCTAACATCTTCGCTCGAGGTGCTGGACATATCAATCCCCCAAAAGCCATGGATCCAGGTCTTGTTTATGACCGAAACTTCAGTGACTACATTGGCTACATGTGTGGTCTAAAGTACAATCCCACCCTCATGCAACATGTCACTGGGAGAAGAGTGAATTGTGCCACAGTGAAGAACATCACACCATCTCAACTCAACTACCCTTCCATCATGGTAACTTTGAGCTCCAAGTCTTCGAATGAGACTATAATGAGGACAGTGACCAATGTTGGGAAAGCCAACGAAGTTTACACACCTAAAATTGTTCATCTGGCCAATGCAAGTTTGATCCTTTCTACAAATAGACTCCAGTTCTCTGCTATGGACCAGCAATTAAGTTTTAATGTCACCATAACCATTATGCCACCAGCTCTTATTAAGGGCACGATATCTGAAGGAAAACTAGAGTGGATATCCATGTCAAATAACCATGTTGTCCGAAGCCCCATTGCCATTGTCTTTGATTGAACCCTTTTGCCTTACGTTTATGCATCATGCATGGTTCCCTGATCTTGATGTTTGCTGCTAAGATAAAAatgcttgttttctttttatgcatGATATATCTTACATTGTATTTGAGTAGTGgataatttatgaataaaagGGAACTAGCTTCGTATGTTAATTATAGTTTATGTCGTCATGTATACTCTCATTGGCACTGAATTATATGGATGTATTTGCTTTAAGCGCCACACCCTGACTTGATCAACGGACTGAGCTTGTGATGACAAATGGTGCCTACAACACAGTGATTTAATATACTAGACATGCAGTTAAGCCTTAAAAGCCAGCTTCCAAACACCAAGAGGCAGTCCAATTGGTTGAcgaaaatgtgaaaatataccTGAAAATTATGGGGtaatcaaaaaaaatattactgcTTTTGAAgtaattgatataaataaaacatttcttattttaataggAGTGGTTTATcgcttttcaaaaaataaataaataaataaataattctcagcattaaaatattactaaaaaaCTCGATAAACACATTAcctctaaaatatatattaattgtacTACTGTGATTACAAGAAAAAATTTTGgacaatttttctttataagtAAATTTTTATAGACGAGATTATCTTCAATTTTTAATGATCAAACTTAATAATTAGACTTAATtgtctattaatttttaattatcattttaaatttgtattttattatctgttgtatttatattttaataattatatttttagtaattatatGTATCGctcaatatattaattttgatttgaattttcaattatattttatttgaaagttttgttatattcctattttaagttttttgaaaattttagatttgaggtattttggaaattttattattttactagaTTAATTACCATAATTAACCACACATAATGATCTGGATCTATGTTTTTCATGTAATTATAATCATCTGCCGACATCGCATTTAAAGCATCCATCGCTTTGTTATATGCAGGAATGTAACTTGATTTAGCAAAATTTTCTTAGGATTAGTGTGAAGTATTGTTCACTATAAGGAAATATGAAtgtaccaaaaaataaatatcatgtcCACAAGGGCACATAACATGTCAAAGCATTATTGATATAGATTGTTTATTGCCCAcgtcaataatttttatctggAATCCCTTAGACCACCTCgtgttaaataaaaatccaaatacgGTAGTATCCTCAAAATTTTCTATTGGAAATCCGTCACTGAAAATCATTTATGACGAAGTATTGATTTTTTCCAATGGAAACTTCCATTTGGAAACACATTGAGAAATCTCTTTAGAAGCAGTAGTACTACAGGACATCAATTCTCTGAACAACAAACACACCACATCAAAAACTCAATGGATCTCCAGCAAACAGACAGGGTCCGGAGCTCCATTAACTTGGCTTTCGACTGCCGCTTATTATTCTCAAATACAACAGTACATTCTGATTGATCAACCAATACAACCATACAAAagtaaatactaaaaatattctGATTGATCAACCAATACAACCATACAAAAAGCTTTATGTGCTTTCTTGTGTTTGGCCTATAAATGTCAACCATTAAACTTTTCCATTCAGTAATGTACTGACCATATGTTCATCCTGTACAAGAAAAAAGGGCCCATTTTATACCTATGCTTCTGGTCCTTGCCAGCACACTAGCACTCATGTAGATAAACACCAATTGCATATGACAAGGGTGACATCCGGATCACAATATGCTTCAAAATTTTGACTGGGATCCAATAAAAACCATACACCAGCTGCATTTACTCTGGCTATAGATGGTCTGCACTGCTTCCTACCCTCTGCTCATTTTGGTGACTGGTTGAATTTGCACTGGAAAATGCAGCTGTGGATCCTCCAACTTCAGACTTACAAAGAGGGCATAAAGCATTTAGCTTAAGCCATTTATCTATGCATTCCATGTGGAAGAAGTGGGAGCATGGCAGCTCTCGGAGCTCAATTCCATCTGTGAACTTTGTAAGGCAGATAGAGCAAACCTGCAAATACAACAACATGTGTCATCATCCATCATGAATAAGGCATTGGAATTCCAATTGGAAAAATGTCTTAAAATAAAAGCCAGCCTGGTAACCAGATTATGCATAACAGTTGAACATCCAATGCAAGGTTAATATAGTCCAAGGTTTTTGTAGATCTACCATCTAGCAATAGTGATAGTTTTACAGGCCCTTGTAAGGTCAGGAACATGATAACTGGAGATAAGACGTAAATGTATGAATATGAGAACTTACAGTATCTTCAGCAGAAATAAGACGCTCCTTGTCAGTACCAGCAGCCAGGATCCCTACCTCATCCATGTTTTCTGAGCTGATCTCACTATCATCACCATTTTGGCCTCTCTTATATTTGAACTTGTAACATGGCAAGTCATTGATGACATCAGCGGTTGCTCCTCTATTGTTGGGCATGTCCTCTCTAATGCCTAAGAATGAAATAATGCACGGCAGGCAGCAGCAGATTGTCGCACACAGAATAAAAGGCAGGGCATAACCAATACAGCTGAAGGCAAGGAACACTATGCATAACCTGAGAAATAGGTAAATGTGTTAGGATGAACAAACTGTAAACAAGTTTCAAAGAAAGAATTTATACACCTGTACAAGTTGGGAGCATCTGCAGCAGAGGAGTGCCCGCCAAATACCCACACATTCCCAACAACAAACCACACAGCAAAGCAGCAATCCAAAGCCATCTTGAAGTGATCCATGAAAGAAATTAGCCTGACAAACAAGTAAGCCTCTCAAATGAAAACTTAAAACTAGATAGTTCATCCAAAGCAATACTtaagaaaaagagaatccacCTTGCAATAACATAGCACAACAAGAAGGGgaaaaacatttcaaaattaatcaaaCTTGTTAGCCTCATAGGTGTGCTTGTAAACAAGGCTTGAAGTTCATCAGTATTTTAGAGAAATGACCTCCATGGACAATATGATCAGATGATCAAACTCAAAGGCAGTATTTTGGTCAATTTACAAAATGAGGACTTCTCATATTCCTCACACGTGATGATGTTAACTAGCAAATAGCAATTCATAAAAAGACACTCATATTCCTTTCTGTACATGAAGAGGGCAACAAGTTCAAGTTTATTACAGGTGTTTTTTGGTTGTAGGGGTAGGGGGATAGGGATTTGAAATCccaaatttgaagaaaatttattattaggtAGTTAGGATATTGGAGGATGAGGATATTTACAGCCCTGATATGAGCAATATTGACCTATCTCAAAAATATCAGGGATATATCTGCATCCATCCCTCCTCATCACTTCTCCCTCTCAATCCTActtaaaaacaaacacaaatagcCAAATTTCCTCAAACCAAATAGCACATTTGAAATGCAGATTTTAAAATCCCTACAACAAAAACACACTAATGAATTTccaaatttatgtttattaaataTCTCCATATCCAAATCACATGGTTTTACAACTCACTCTAAACAACGACACCTTACATTAAGGTAACCATCAGTGCTTCACCTATAACGCTAAGAAATTCAAAAGGCAACTATTGAATACCAAGCAATCCAACAACTTCAAGCAATTTTGCCATGCTTGTGTAGAGTTAATCCATGTCTTCATCATATATATAGGTTCAGCATGAGCCCAAGGAAGCCAAAATTCTTCAATGACCTCAAATAGTAAATATCCATGCTTATTCCAACCAAGAACTAGTACATGTTTCAAATCGGTCCATCAATTCCcctcaaataataaattcaagCTGTTGTCGACAGCAAAAGAATCAAAGGTTTTATAGAAAGTCAAGATATACATAGGATCCTTAGTGAATCTACCCGTCTCATTACATAGAGTTGCCTAATTCCTTAGAGCACATTTTCCAATCTGTCAGTAGATCCAAAATGcaaatttttaacaaaagaagAGCAGTACAGATTAGTATGCCAACTCTATGAAGAGTCATCATCTCCTAAAATTCATGAAGCTTCCTACCTATGCATGAGTATAGAAAAGTTGTGTTGTTTGCAAAAATCAAAATGGCACCACAAATCTATGTCATCTATGGGCAAATTCATCATCCAATAAACAACGATAAGAAAATCCTCAAAAACAAAGGATCATCTTCAATACGCTAAAGATCTGTATTAGTCCCACACATCTTTACCAATGTACAGGCACTCCCCAAATCCGCCATACAACAAAACCTCTTATCCAACTAAAGCATGCACCTAAACAA is a window of Dioscorea cayenensis subsp. rotundata cultivar TDr96_F1 chromosome 5, TDr96_F1_v2_PseudoChromosome.rev07_lg8_w22 25.fasta, whole genome shotgun sequence DNA encoding:
- the LOC120260018 gene encoding subtilisin-like protease 4, with product MNSPPVDTGGHGTHVASIAGGNFVKNAMIVGKFNYTTSRMAPRAHLAIYKTNFTLVDNLKSYDQAMIDGVNIINYSISVEPTDNFYNDEAAFSRYKATEKGISVSVSAGNRGNPKSLSHSAPWLTMVGASWPDRRLATAPTQFNSSIFHPIVYPGANNKRETLGCWNGSLNNIDVKDKTVLGWAGNDNIGKGRVVLAAGGAAMILMGPIKNTRNDKHVLPVLHVNSNDANKILNYYNSPGGSPPNASIIFKGQVSGGRPALTIAPTSSRGPSQTNGGILKPNVIAPGYEILAASIVKGGPFSNYFKYDKVN
- the LOC120260746 gene encoding subtilisin-like protease 3, translated to MKNWKPSNIFARGAGHINPPKAMDPGLVYDRNFSDYIGYMCGLKYNPTLMQHVTGRRVNCATVKNITPSQLNYPSIMVTLSSKSSNETIMRTVTNVGKANEVYTPKIVHLANASLILSTNRLQFSAMDQQLSFNVTITIMPPALIKGTISEGKLEWISMSNNHVVRSPIAIVFD